A genome region from Salvia splendens isolate huo1 chromosome 19, SspV2, whole genome shotgun sequence includes the following:
- the LOC121778596 gene encoding lipoate-protein ligase LplJ-like isoform X1, with the protein MAASQARKAGLPIINLLRVKGMPILQQLHLEERLLRTSSQNWCIINDGTTRPTIVMGVSGKAKELLETDAVLRDEIPVIRRFTGGGTVIVDQGTIFVTFICNKDAISGLQSYPRPIMSWSSLIYKNMFQGIGEFSLRENDYVIGNHKFGGNAQSITKNRWVHHTSFLWDYEISNMGYLKMPTRVPEYRQARNHAEFICRLKEYMSRSDFIDGTMDSVASHFALRSLDADDIQNSSSQFEPSSRILTRQELGEEASMELVGTVSQISYMAAISSTCPTSKIA; encoded by the exons ATGGCGGCATCTCAGGCAAGAAAAGCTGGGCTGCCGATAATCAATCTTCTCCGGGTAAAAGGAATGCCCATTTTGCAGCAGCTGCACTTGGAAGAGAGGCTGCTTCGAACTTCCTCTCAAAACTGGTGCATCATCAACGACGGAACCACCCGCCCCACCATCGTCATGGGTGTTTCAGG AAAAGCTAAGGAACTTCTTGAAACTGATGCTGTTCTAAGAGATGAAATTCCAGTTATCCGAAGGTTTACAGGAGGCGGTACTGTTATTGTTGATCAGGGCACTATTTTCGTAACGTTTATATGCAACAAGGATGCTATTTCAGGTTTACAATCATATCCTCGGCCGATCATGTCATGGAGCAGCCTAATATATAAGAACATGTTTCAAGGAATTGGGGAGTTTAGCCTTCGAGAGAACG ATTACGTGATTGGCAACCACAAGTTTGGTGGAAATGCTCAGTCTATTACCAAAAATAGGTGGGTTCACCATACTTCTTTTTTATGGGATTATGAAATCAGTAACATGGGTTATCTCAAAATGCCAACACGAGTTCCTGAATATCGACAG GCTAGGAATCACGCGGAGTTTATATGCCGCTTGAAGGAATATATGTCAAGGTCAGATTTCATTGATGGAACCATGGATTCCGTTGCTTCGCATTTTGCATTGAGATCACTCGATGCAGACGATATCCAGAATTCTTCCTCTCAATTTGAGCCGTCCAGTCGGATATTGACTCGGCAGGAACTTGGAGAAGAAGCCTCTATGGAGCTCGTAGGTACTGTGTCTCAGATCTCATATATGGCAGCCATATCTTCCACTTGTCCAACAAGCAAGATTGCCTAG
- the LOC121778596 gene encoding uncharacterized protein LOC121778596 isoform X2 yields MAASQARKAGLPIINLLRVKGMPILQQLHLEERLLRTSSQNWCIINDGTTRPTIVMGVSGKAKELLETDAVLRDEIPVIRRFTGGGTVIVDQGTIFVTFICNKDAISGLQSYPRPIMSWSSLIYKNMFQGIGEFSLRENDYVIGNHKFGGNAQSITKNRNHAEFICRLKEYMSRSDFIDGTMDSVASHFALRSLDADDIQNSSSQFEPSSRILTRQELGEEASMELVGTVSQISYMAAISSTCPTSKIA; encoded by the exons ATGGCGGCATCTCAGGCAAGAAAAGCTGGGCTGCCGATAATCAATCTTCTCCGGGTAAAAGGAATGCCCATTTTGCAGCAGCTGCACTTGGAAGAGAGGCTGCTTCGAACTTCCTCTCAAAACTGGTGCATCATCAACGACGGAACCACCCGCCCCACCATCGTCATGGGTGTTTCAGG AAAAGCTAAGGAACTTCTTGAAACTGATGCTGTTCTAAGAGATGAAATTCCAGTTATCCGAAGGTTTACAGGAGGCGGTACTGTTATTGTTGATCAGGGCACTATTTTCGTAACGTTTATATGCAACAAGGATGCTATTTCAGGTTTACAATCATATCCTCGGCCGATCATGTCATGGAGCAGCCTAATATATAAGAACATGTTTCAAGGAATTGGGGAGTTTAGCCTTCGAGAGAACG ATTACGTGATTGGCAACCACAAGTTTGGTGGAAATGCTCAGTCTATTACCAAAAATAG GAATCACGCGGAGTTTATATGCCGCTTGAAGGAATATATGTCAAGGTCAGATTTCATTGATGGAACCATGGATTCCGTTGCTTCGCATTTTGCATTGAGATCACTCGATGCAGACGATATCCAGAATTCTTCCTCTCAATTTGAGCCGTCCAGTCGGATATTGACTCGGCAGGAACTTGGAGAAGAAGCCTCTATGGAGCTCGTAGGTACTGTGTCTCAGATCTCATATATGGCAGCCATATCTTCCACTTGTCCAACAAGCAAGATTGCCTAG
- the LOC121778596 gene encoding lipoate-protein ligase LplJ-like isoform X3: protein MAASQARKAGLPIINLLRVKGMPILQQLHLEERLLRTSSQNWCIINDGTTRPTIVMGVSGKAKELLETDAVLRDEIPVIRRFTGGGTVIVDQGTIFVTFICNKDAISGLQSYPRPIMSWSSLIYKNMFQGIGEFSLRENDYVIGNHKFGGNAQSITKNRWVHHTSFLWDYEISNMGYLKMPTRVPEYRQESRGVYMPLEGIYVKVRFH from the exons ATGGCGGCATCTCAGGCAAGAAAAGCTGGGCTGCCGATAATCAATCTTCTCCGGGTAAAAGGAATGCCCATTTTGCAGCAGCTGCACTTGGAAGAGAGGCTGCTTCGAACTTCCTCTCAAAACTGGTGCATCATCAACGACGGAACCACCCGCCCCACCATCGTCATGGGTGTTTCAGG AAAAGCTAAGGAACTTCTTGAAACTGATGCTGTTCTAAGAGATGAAATTCCAGTTATCCGAAGGTTTACAGGAGGCGGTACTGTTATTGTTGATCAGGGCACTATTTTCGTAACGTTTATATGCAACAAGGATGCTATTTCAGGTTTACAATCATATCCTCGGCCGATCATGTCATGGAGCAGCCTAATATATAAGAACATGTTTCAAGGAATTGGGGAGTTTAGCCTTCGAGAGAACG ATTACGTGATTGGCAACCACAAGTTTGGTGGAAATGCTCAGTCTATTACCAAAAATAGGTGGGTTCACCATACTTCTTTTTTATGGGATTATGAAATCAGTAACATGGGTTATCTCAAAATGCCAACACGAGTTCCTGAATATCGACAG GAATCACGCGGAGTTTATATGCCGCTTGAAGGAATATATGTCAAGGTCAGATTTCATTGA